One part of the Borreliella afzelii genome encodes these proteins:
- a CDS encoding CPBP family intramembrane glutamic endopeptidase, which yields MQLLKNKYSFKRALLDLFLVYVVIYLASPFENVNSEFWNVNENHYYLWISRSFLIVFIIYFFKLTSSYGDFRIEFFIPKFKFIFIWESILIFIKTILIAMIFIFLIAFLVEYLLPESVFAYYLQNNVEFNWKISSIKALFLMIFTSFFTGAFEELFYRAFVITKFAQMGFPSLVTVFLSSIFFAYGHLYYGILGFLVTFILGIFFAFIYLRYKNVYYIIFIHSFYNIIVSSLLLVLS from the coding sequence ATGCAATTGTTAAAAAATAAATATTCATTCAAGCGGGCCTTGCTTGATCTTTTTTTGGTCTATGTAGTTATTTATCTTGCATCTCCTTTTGAAAATGTCAATTCGGAATTTTGGAATGTTAATGAAAACCATTATTATCTTTGGATTTCAAGATCTTTTTTAATTGTTTTTATAATTTATTTTTTTAAACTTACCAGTTCTTATGGCGATTTTAGAATAGAGTTTTTTATTCCTAAATTTAAATTTATTTTTATTTGGGAATCCATTTTAATTTTTATTAAAACAATATTAATTGCGATGATATTCATTTTTTTAATAGCTTTTTTAGTTGAATATCTGTTGCCAGAATCGGTATTTGCCTATTATTTGCAAAACAATGTTGAATTTAATTGGAAAATTAGCAGTATAAAAGCATTGTTTTTAATGATTTTTACCTCTTTTTTTACAGGAGCTTTTGAAGAGTTGTTTTATAGGGCTTTTGTTATTACTAAGTTTGCACAAATGGGATTTCCTTCTTTAGTTACCGTTTTTCTTAGTAGCATATTTTTTGCTTATGGACATTTATATTATGGAATTTTAGGATTTTTGGTTACATTTATATTAGGGATATTTTTTGCTTTTATTTATTTAAGGTATAAAAATGTATATTATATAATTTTTATACATAGTTTTTATAATATTATTGTTAGTAGTCTGTTGCTTGTTTTAAGTTGA
- the pta gene encoding phosphate acetyltransferase: MFCLKDYVFKKARIFSKENKLKASIVFPESSDSRVLKAAVVVLQKNLANSIILIGKKDPVINSLKEFSSCNNILERIEIVDPSSFPDIGMYLDEYWSLLKSKGATKQSLKTQVLDEITFAMLMVRFGYVKSCVCGAISTSAKVLSNALRIIPKLDGVKIISSFMIMDTLNVARNVDFCFGHNGILFFADCSVVVNPNYLELAEIALQSAKSFQDILNAKPKVALLSFSTKGSSNARETEKIKNALNIVKNKKADLLIDGELQLDSAIIKNVAEKKCRESLVAGSANVLIFPNLDAGNIGYKLVERFAFAKAYGPFLQGFSKPISDLSRGCSVDEIVFASALMISS, from the coding sequence GTGTTTTGTTTAAAAGATTATGTTTTTAAGAAGGCAAGAATATTTTCAAAAGAGAATAAGCTTAAGGCCAGTATAGTTTTTCCTGAAAGTAGTGATTCTAGGGTTTTAAAAGCAGCTGTTGTTGTTTTGCAAAAAAATCTTGCGAATTCAATTATTTTGATAGGTAAAAAAGATCCTGTTATTAATTCTTTAAAAGAATTTTCTAGTTGTAATAATATTTTAGAAAGAATAGAAATTGTTGATCCTAGTTCTTTTCCAGACATTGGAATGTATTTGGATGAATATTGGAGTTTGTTAAAGTCAAAAGGAGCTACTAAGCAAAGTTTAAAGACTCAAGTTTTAGATGAAATTACTTTTGCTATGCTTATGGTAAGATTTGGCTATGTTAAGTCTTGTGTTTGTGGTGCTATTTCGACTTCCGCTAAGGTTTTGTCTAATGCTTTGAGAATAATTCCCAAGTTGGATGGTGTTAAGATTATATCATCTTTTATGATTATGGATACTTTGAATGTTGCTCGCAATGTTGATTTTTGTTTTGGACATAATGGAATTTTATTTTTTGCAGATTGTTCTGTAGTAGTCAATCCTAATTATTTAGAGCTTGCAGAAATTGCATTACAAAGTGCCAAATCTTTTCAAGATATTTTAAATGCAAAGCCCAAGGTTGCTCTTTTAAGTTTTTCAACAAAAGGATCTTCTAATGCTAGAGAAACTGAAAAAATAAAGAATGCTTTAAATATTGTGAAGAATAAAAAGGCCGATTTACTTATTGATGGGGAGCTTCAACTTGATTCAGCTATAATTAAAAATGTTGCAGAGAAAAAATGCAGAGAATCTTTGGTAGCAGGTTCTGCTAATGTTTTAATATTTCCTAATTTAGATGCTGGGAATATTGGATATAAATTAGTAGAGAGATTTGCTTTTGCTAAAGCCTACGGTCCTTTTTTACAAGGCTTTTCTAAGCCCATTAGTGATCTTTCAAGGGGTTGTTCTGTTGATGAGATTGTATTTGCAAGTGCTTTAATGATAAGCAGTTAA
- the argS gene encoding arginine--tRNA ligase, whose product MTKNVKKNIKDEINIIVTNLALSKNIKLDEININIQKPPKSDLGDISILIFELSKTLKLPIETISEEIIKALKAKYEIKAMGPYLNIKIPRKEYIHNTIQMVNAQKDTYGTSKYLDNKKIILEFSSPNTNKPLHVGHLRNDVIGESLSRILKAVGAKIIKLNLINDRGVHICKSMLAYKKFGNEITPEKAFKKGDHFIGDFYVQYNKYAQENENAEEEIQDLLLKWEQKDASTIELWKKLNNWAIEGIKETYKITNTSFDKIYLESEIFEIGKNVVLEGLEKGFCYKREDGAICIDLPLDSDEKTDTKVKQKVLIRSNGTSIYLTQDLGNIAVRIKEFNFEEMIYVVGSEQIQHFKNLFFVSEKLGISKNKKLFHLSHGMVNLVDGKMKSREGNVIDGDNLILDLMESILPEITQKIENKENAKKNALDIALGAIHYYLLKSAIHKDIVFNKKESLSFTGNSGPYIQYVGARINSILEKYNTLSIPIIKKINFELLEHEKEWDIIKIISELEENIIKAAKDLNPSILTSYSYSLAKHFSAYYQEVRVIDINNIDLTAARIEFLKAILQTIKNCMYLLNIPYMLKM is encoded by the coding sequence ATGACTAAAAATGTTAAAAAAAATATTAAAGACGAAATTAATATTATAGTTACCAATCTAGCATTATCAAAAAACATAAAGCTAGACGAAATCAATATAAATATTCAAAAACCTCCAAAAAGTGATCTGGGAGATATTTCCATATTAATATTTGAACTTAGCAAAACCTTAAAGCTTCCCATTGAAACTATCTCTGAAGAAATAATAAAAGCTCTTAAAGCTAAATACGAAATTAAAGCTATGGGGCCTTACTTAAACATCAAAATTCCCAGAAAAGAATATATACACAATACAATACAAATGGTAAATGCTCAAAAAGACACCTATGGAACAAGTAAATATCTAGACAATAAAAAAATAATATTAGAATTTTCATCGCCAAATACAAACAAACCACTGCATGTGGGACATCTTAGAAATGACGTAATAGGGGAAAGTCTGTCAAGAATATTAAAAGCTGTGGGTGCAAAAATTATAAAATTAAACTTAATAAACGACCGTGGGGTTCATATCTGCAAATCAATGCTTGCATACAAAAAATTTGGAAATGAAATTACTCCCGAAAAAGCTTTTAAAAAAGGAGATCATTTCATTGGCGATTTTTATGTTCAATACAACAAATATGCACAAGAAAATGAAAATGCCGAAGAAGAAATTCAGGATCTACTTTTAAAATGGGAACAAAAAGATGCAAGCACAATTGAACTTTGGAAAAAATTAAATAACTGGGCAATTGAGGGAATAAAAGAAACATACAAAATTACAAACACCTCATTTGATAAAATTTACCTTGAAAGTGAAATTTTTGAAATTGGGAAAAATGTCGTGTTAGAAGGACTTGAAAAAGGATTTTGTTACAAACGAGAAGATGGCGCAATATGCATTGATTTGCCCTTAGATTCGGATGAAAAAACAGACACTAAAGTAAAACAAAAAGTACTCATAAGATCAAACGGAACATCTATCTATCTTACTCAAGATTTAGGAAATATAGCAGTTAGAATAAAAGAATTTAATTTTGAAGAAATGATTTATGTGGTTGGAAGTGAACAAATTCAACACTTTAAAAATTTATTTTTTGTATCAGAAAAATTGGGAATTTCTAAAAACAAAAAACTTTTTCATTTGTCACACGGAATGGTCAATCTTGTTGATGGCAAAATGAAATCAAGAGAAGGCAATGTAATTGACGGGGATAATTTAATCTTAGACCTAATGGAATCAATATTACCTGAAATTACACAAAAAATTGAGAATAAAGAGAATGCTAAAAAAAATGCTTTGGATATTGCACTAGGAGCAATTCACTATTATTTACTAAAATCAGCGATACATAAAGATATTGTATTTAACAAAAAAGAAAGTCTATCTTTTACAGGAAATTCTGGACCATATATCCAATACGTTGGAGCAAGAATTAATAGTATTCTTGAAAAATACAATACACTTTCTATTCCTATAATTAAAAAAATTAATTTCGAACTTTTAGAACATGAAAAAGAATGGGATATTATTAAAATAATATCAGAATTAGAAGAAAATATAATCAAGGCAGCAAAAGATTTAAACCCTTCAATACTCACCAGCTATTCATACTCACTTGCAAAGCATTTTAGCGCATACTATCAAGAAGTTAGAGTAATAGACATAAACAATATTGATTTAACAGCCGCAAGAATCGAATTTTTAAAAGCTATATTACAAACAATAAAAAATTGCATGTACCTACTCAATATTCCTTATATGTTAAAAATGTAG
- a CDS encoding AMP-binding protein gives MRDTVPKRFKEVVALYSELDIFMYKEGESKSFKKQIYADFWNEVKRIASGLLHYGIKRGEKVVIISDSRREWIIIDVATLGLGCVDVPRGNDSSEDELAYIINHSESTFIFVENNKQLQKVLSKKHDLRLARCIVVIDDDKSYEERMGNITIFSYKKLLELGAEYLRANPKSFDMEIEKGSSKDIATIIYTSGTTGMPKGVMLRHESFIFQLDRLYDYLPTLKPGKIMISILPLWHSFERACEYIVALKGIAIAYSKPIGPVLLKDFLLLNPQMIISVPRIWEGIRIGIIKKVSESLIKKLMFGGFLRIGIVYAKLKEKILGFSPVYKKPNLFISLFSKIFLFVGIVLILPIKLLGDILVFKKIKKALGQNFEFGVSGGGALVDYVDYFFKAVGIKVLEGYGLTETGPILSVRRLKGPVARTVGPILPDVEYKVVGVDGKVLSYGEKGELWVRSPQIMSGYFKDKAKTSEVLTEDGWFNTGDLVRLTINNEISIVGRSKDTIVLRGGENIEPEPLERVLGKSLFIENIMIVGQDQKFLGAIIVPNFDNLEKWANSSGVSFSSRGDLLANEDVNKLYSKHISDTINTKLGFKSFEKIVGFVLLQDSFSIGEELTNTLKLKRYYISQKYEDKIRSIFSKSDLDLNGY, from the coding sequence ATGAGGGATACTGTGCCCAAGCGCTTTAAAGAGGTAGTTGCCCTTTATAGTGAGCTTGATATTTTTATGTATAAGGAAGGAGAGTCTAAAAGTTTTAAGAAGCAAATATATGCTGATTTTTGGAATGAGGTAAAAAGAATAGCTTCTGGGCTTTTGCATTATGGCATTAAAAGAGGAGAAAAGGTTGTAATTATTTCTGATTCTAGAAGGGAGTGGATAATAATTGATGTTGCTACTTTGGGATTAGGCTGTGTTGATGTTCCAAGGGGAAATGATTCTTCTGAGGACGAATTAGCTTATATTATTAACCATTCTGAATCTACTTTTATTTTTGTTGAAAACAATAAACAGCTCCAAAAAGTTTTATCCAAAAAACATGATCTTAGATTGGCGAGGTGCATTGTTGTTATTGATGATGATAAATCTTATGAAGAAAGAATGGGGAATATTACTATATTTTCTTATAAAAAATTGCTAGAACTTGGAGCTGAGTATTTAAGAGCTAATCCAAAATCCTTTGATATGGAGATTGAAAAAGGTTCTTCAAAAGATATTGCAACTATAATATATACTTCTGGCACAACAGGTATGCCAAAGGGAGTAATGTTAAGACATGAATCTTTTATTTTTCAATTAGACAGACTTTATGATTATCTTCCAACACTTAAGCCTGGCAAGATAATGATTTCTATTCTTCCTCTTTGGCATTCTTTTGAGAGGGCTTGTGAATATATAGTTGCTTTAAAGGGTATAGCAATTGCATATTCAAAACCCATAGGTCCTGTTTTGTTAAAAGATTTTTTACTTTTAAATCCCCAAATGATTATTTCTGTACCTAGGATTTGGGAAGGAATAAGAATAGGTATTATTAAAAAGGTGTCAGAATCTTTGATTAAGAAGCTTATGTTTGGGGGGTTTTTAAGAATTGGAATTGTTTATGCAAAGCTTAAGGAGAAAATTTTAGGTTTTTCGCCTGTTTATAAAAAACCCAATTTATTTATTTCGCTTTTTTCAAAAATATTTTTGTTTGTTGGAATTGTTTTAATTTTACCTATTAAATTATTAGGTGATATTTTGGTATTTAAAAAAATAAAAAAAGCTCTTGGACAAAATTTTGAATTTGGAGTTTCTGGTGGTGGGGCGTTGGTTGATTATGTTGATTATTTTTTCAAGGCTGTGGGAATTAAAGTTCTTGAAGGTTATGGTCTTACTGAAACGGGCCCTATTTTGAGTGTTAGGCGTCTTAAGGGTCCTGTAGCAAGAACTGTAGGGCCTATTTTGCCAGATGTTGAATACAAAGTAGTTGGAGTTGATGGAAAAGTTTTGTCTTATGGAGAAAAAGGTGAGCTTTGGGTAAGGTCACCGCAAATAATGAGTGGGTATTTTAAGGATAAGGCTAAGACGAGTGAAGTTTTAACAGAAGATGGTTGGTTCAACACTGGAGATTTAGTTAGATTGACAATTAATAATGAAATTTCAATTGTTGGTAGAAGTAAAGATACAATTGTTCTCAGAGGGGGAGAAAATATTGAGCCCGAGCCTCTTGAGAGAGTTTTGGGCAAATCTTTATTTATTGAAAATATTATGATTGTCGGTCAAGACCAAAAATTTTTAGGAGCTATTATTGTGCCTAATTTTGATAATCTTGAAAAGTGGGCAAATTCTAGTGGAGTGTCTTTTTCTTCTAGAGGCGATTTATTGGCTAATGAAGATGTTAATAAGCTTTATTCTAAGCACATCTCAGATACTATTAATACCAAATTAGGTTTTAAAAGTTTTGAAAAAATAGTAGGTTTTGTTTTACTCCAGGATTCTTTTTCAATTGGGGAAGAGCTTACCAATACTCTTAAGTTAAAAAGATATTATATATCTCAAAAGTACGAAGATAAAATAAGATCAATTTTTAGTAAAAGTGACCTAGATTTAAACGGATATTAG
- a CDS encoding 5'-methylthioadenosine/adenosylhomocysteine nucleosidase translates to MNNFLIKLLLFLLVFSNSYVVFSKNSNVLIITAMDSEVEQINKLMSNKEEIVLKEYGLNKKILKGKLSNRNVITIVCGVGKVNAGVWTSYILSKYNISHVINSGVAGGVVSDKYKDIKVGDVVVSSEVAYHDVDLTKFGHKVGQLMGLPQKFSANKNLVDKATKAVKSKVVSSNSYSGLILSGDQFIDPAYINKIIGNFKDVIAVEMEGAAVGHVSHMFNVPFIVIRSISDIVNKEGNELEYSKFLKLAAFNSAKVVQEILRIL, encoded by the coding sequence GTGAACAATTTTTTAATTAAACTTTTGCTTTTTTTGTTAGTTTTTTCAAACAGTTATGTTGTTTTTTCTAAAAACAGCAATGTTTTAATAATAACTGCTATGGACTCTGAGGTTGAGCAGATAAATAAGCTTATGTCTAATAAAGAAGAAATAGTGCTTAAGGAGTATGGTCTTAATAAAAAGATTTTAAAGGGTAAGTTGTCTAATCGCAATGTTATTACTATTGTTTGTGGGGTTGGAAAGGTTAATGCGGGTGTGTGGACCAGCTATATTTTGTCAAAATACAACATAAGTCATGTAATTAATTCTGGAGTTGCTGGTGGTGTTGTTAGTGATAAATACAAAGATATTAAAGTGGGAGATGTGGTAGTGTCTTCAGAGGTTGCATATCATGATGTTGATTTGACTAAATTTGGACACAAAGTAGGACAGCTTATGGGATTGCCGCAAAAATTTAGTGCCAATAAGAATTTGGTTGATAAAGCTACAAAGGCTGTTAAATCCAAGGTTGTAAGTTCTAATTCATATTCGGGATTAATACTGTCAGGAGATCAGTTTATTGATCCAGCTTATATTAACAAAATTATAGGAAACTTTAAAGATGTAATAGCTGTTGAGATGGAAGGTGCAGCAGTAGGGCATGTTTCTCATATGTTTAATGTACCTTTTATAGTTATTAGGTCCATATCTGATATTGTAAATAAAGAAGGAAATGAACTTGAATATAGTAAATTTCTTAAATTAGCTGCTTTTAATTCAGCTAAAGTTGTACAAGAAATTTTAAGGATTCTTTAA
- the rsmA gene encoding 16S rRNA (adenine(1518)-N(6)/adenine(1519)-N(6))-dimethyltransferase RsmA, giving the protein MLLSLLSMNINYNSITSIKQTLKEKKIAPRKLWGQNYLINENIRQKIIESLDIKENEKIWEIGPGLGAMTDILLKKTNLLTAFEIDLKYSEILNEKFGKLKNFKLIKGDFLKKYPNENKNIDKIFSNLPYNIASKVISKLIEENFLKEMVFTVQKELADRITAKINSKNYSSFTVLVQSHFTVIKIIDIGENNFYPAPKVKSTTLKLIPKKHNIKDFKEFNKLIRTVFSSRRKKLKNTIINFITNKAILRENFLKEYLDKRPENISVEEFIQISNTLTAYH; this is encoded by the coding sequence ATGTTACTATCTCTTTTATCTATGAACATCAACTATAACAGTATAACTAGCATAAAACAAACATTAAAAGAAAAAAAAATAGCTCCAAGAAAACTTTGGGGACAAAATTATCTAATTAACGAAAACATAAGGCAAAAAATAATAGAAAGCTTGGATATAAAAGAAAATGAAAAAATCTGGGAAATTGGTCCAGGCCTTGGAGCAATGACTGATATTTTATTAAAAAAAACCAATCTTTTAACCGCATTTGAAATCGATTTAAAATATTCAGAAATATTAAATGAAAAATTTGGAAAATTAAAAAACTTTAAATTGATAAAAGGGGATTTTTTAAAAAAATACCCAAACGAAAATAAAAACATTGATAAAATATTTTCAAATTTACCATACAATATTGCATCAAAAGTAATATCTAAATTAATTGAAGAAAATTTTTTAAAAGAAATGGTATTCACAGTACAAAAAGAATTGGCCGACAGAATAACTGCAAAAATAAATAGCAAAAACTATTCTTCATTTACAGTCTTAGTACAATCACACTTCACCGTAATTAAAATAATAGATATAGGAGAAAACAATTTTTATCCTGCACCTAAAGTTAAGTCTACAACACTAAAATTAATTCCTAAAAAACACAACATAAAAGACTTTAAAGAATTCAACAAATTAATTAGAACTGTATTCTCAAGCAGAAGAAAGAAACTAAAAAACACTATTATTAATTTCATCACAAATAAAGCTATTCTAAGAGAAAATTTTTTAAAAGAATATTTAGACAAAAGACCTGAGAACATTTCTGTTGAAGAATTTATACAAATTTCCAACACTTTAACTGCTTATCATTAA
- a CDS encoding ComEC/Rec2 family competence protein → MILIFVLISLNLSIQYYLKLNLIYFNTILALFFIIKNNKHLALSFIFCTILLLSFQARLNFKTLKKNTYQITNIENLKKDSKTIIEAIDNTANKHKFNFKNIKNIYKIGDIIKIENQKIQLIKRSLFAELREKYTNTLNNFFIALNPSYSHFSKTIILNIKSEITKYEKTLFQNAGIAHILVVSGLHFYLMSLISYYLLLIITNEKLKYLILSIILLNYLILTGFTPSTLRSFLMTESLIIYKLIYGKINLISCISISFIINAIIFPETLNSIGFQLSYLATIGISASVYLKNRYELNRLTSSMLTTFFIQIFTSPVIYVNNFDIAPISILSNLIIIPLTLIFLAITILSLITYFSSLNLFFLFDLINAYIFQTIKIVAIFFSKFFIIKHHQIPIFLISSILLVTYIIYNNETKKNSK, encoded by the coding sequence ATGATTTTAATATTTGTCCTCATTTCACTTAACTTATCAATTCAATACTATTTAAAACTCAATTTAATTTATTTTAACACAATACTTGCATTATTTTTTATTATAAAAAATAACAAACACTTGGCGCTTAGTTTTATTTTTTGCACAATATTACTATTAAGCTTTCAAGCTAGATTAAATTTTAAAACATTGAAAAAAAATACTTATCAAATAACAAACATTGAAAATTTAAAAAAAGATTCAAAAACCATTATCGAAGCAATTGACAATACCGCAAATAAACACAAATTCAACTTCAAAAATATTAAAAATATTTACAAAATAGGGGATATTATTAAAATTGAAAACCAAAAAATACAACTTATTAAAAGATCCCTTTTTGCCGAACTTAGAGAAAAATATACAAACACTTTAAATAATTTTTTTATAGCATTAAATCCTAGTTATTCTCATTTTTCAAAAACAATAATTTTGAATATCAAGTCAGAAATAACAAAATATGAAAAAACATTATTTCAAAATGCGGGGATTGCCCATATTTTGGTAGTATCCGGATTACATTTTTATCTAATGAGTTTAATAAGCTACTATTTACTTTTAATAATCACAAATGAAAAATTAAAATACTTAATACTAAGCATAATTTTATTAAATTATTTAATATTAACTGGATTTACACCCTCAACGCTAAGATCATTTCTAATGACAGAATCTCTTATAATATATAAACTAATTTACGGCAAGATTAATTTAATAAGCTGTATATCTATTAGTTTTATAATAAATGCCATTATATTCCCTGAAACACTAAATTCAATAGGATTTCAACTCTCCTATCTTGCAACAATAGGAATATCAGCATCGGTTTATCTAAAAAACAGATACGAGCTTAACAGACTAACATCATCAATGCTTACAACGTTTTTTATTCAAATATTCACTTCACCAGTAATTTATGTTAACAATTTTGATATAGCACCAATATCAATATTATCAAACTTAATAATTATTCCATTAACATTAATTTTCTTAGCAATAACAATATTAAGCTTAATAACTTATTTTTCAAGCTTGAATTTATTTTTTCTCTTTGATCTTATAAATGCATACATATTCCAAACAATAAAAATTGTAGCAATATTTTTTAGCAAATTCTTTATAATCAAGCACCACCAAATACCTATATTTTTAATATCAAGCATTCTCCTTGTAACTTACATTATTTATAATAACGAAACTAAAAAAAATTCAAAATAA
- the metG gene encoding methionine--tRNA ligase: protein MKKMNLITAALPYVNNIPHLGNLVQVLSADAFARYSKMSGIETLYICGTDEYGTATETKALIEKTTPLELCNKYYEIHKSIYKWFNIEFDIFGRTTNKHHQETVQNFFLKLEKNGYIKERETEQFFCNKDLIFLADRYVIGECPECQSMAKGDQCDNCSKLLNPTDLINPKCIICKNKPILKKTNHLYIDLPKIKTKLEKWIKNPTTSKNWNTNALKMTNAFLRDGLKERAITRDLKWGIPVPKKGYENKVFYVWFDAPIGYISITKNIVKNWESWWKNNKQVNLVQFIGKDNILFHTIMFPCIKIGSKENWTTLNQLSSSEYLNYENLKFSKSEGTGIFGNDVITTGIPSDVWRFYIYYNRPEKSDFQFIWQDLMERVNTELIDNFSNLVNRVLTFQKKFFGDVIETIEIQHKFWEQITPKYNKILNLFKNTELKSALKEILKISSFGNKIFQDNEPWKRKESSPQEIKELILNLIYLIRDLSILMMPFIPETSKKIQQFFGNSYQFSTKILGTKSGIKKIEFVEILFNKLEQKKINDLRLKYSGEKNMKEKEQPENLFREKVLLRVVKINKIERNPEAKNLFILKLDDGTNKDKQIVSSLEGYYTEEELLGKHIIIVDNLKPAKFRGIKSEGMLIAAEDKNKNFKIIIVEDSIKNPIAGERIILENDQNKDLTCPPKIDINKFSKANIITENGELKINGINLILEHSKNKILSKDIPNGIVC, encoded by the coding sequence ATGAAAAAAATGAATCTGATTACAGCTGCTCTACCCTATGTTAACAATATTCCTCATCTTGGAAATTTAGTGCAGGTATTATCAGCTGATGCTTTTGCAAGATATTCAAAAATGTCGGGAATTGAAACTCTTTATATCTGCGGAACAGATGAATATGGAACGGCCACAGAAACCAAAGCCTTAATCGAGAAGACTACCCCTTTAGAGCTTTGCAATAAATATTATGAAATACATAAATCAATTTACAAATGGTTCAATATTGAATTTGATATCTTCGGTCGAACAACTAATAAACACCATCAAGAAACTGTACAAAATTTTTTCCTAAAATTAGAAAAAAATGGTTATATAAAAGAGCGAGAAACTGAACAATTTTTTTGCAACAAAGATTTAATATTTTTAGCTGATAGATATGTAATAGGAGAATGCCCAGAGTGCCAAAGCATGGCCAAAGGAGATCAGTGCGACAACTGTTCTAAGCTTTTAAATCCAACAGACCTAATAAATCCAAAATGCATAATTTGTAAAAACAAACCTATTTTAAAAAAAACCAATCATCTTTATATTGATCTTCCCAAAATAAAAACAAAACTTGAAAAATGGATAAAAAATCCGACTACTAGTAAGAATTGGAATACCAATGCCCTCAAAATGACAAATGCTTTTTTAAGAGATGGTCTTAAAGAAAGAGCAATTACAAGAGACCTAAAATGGGGAATTCCTGTACCTAAAAAAGGTTATGAAAATAAAGTATTTTATGTCTGGTTTGATGCCCCAATAGGATATATTTCAATTACCAAAAACATTGTCAAAAATTGGGAATCTTGGTGGAAAAACAATAAGCAAGTAAACCTTGTGCAATTTATTGGAAAAGACAACATATTGTTTCATACGATTATGTTCCCTTGCATAAAAATTGGAAGTAAAGAAAATTGGACAACATTAAACCAGCTCTCATCAAGCGAGTACTTAAATTACGAAAATCTTAAATTTTCAAAATCAGAAGGAACAGGAATTTTTGGAAACGATGTTATTACTACAGGAATTCCTTCTGATGTTTGGCGATTCTATATTTATTACAACAGGCCTGAAAAATCTGATTTTCAATTTATTTGGCAAGATCTTATGGAAAGAGTAAATACAGAGCTTATTGATAATTTTTCAAACCTTGTTAACAGAGTATTAACATTTCAAAAAAAATTCTTTGGAGATGTAATAGAAACAATAGAAATTCAACATAAATTTTGGGAACAAATAACACCAAAATATAATAAAATACTAAATCTTTTTAAAAATACAGAACTAAAATCCGCACTTAAAGAAATACTTAAAATTTCATCCTTCGGCAACAAAATATTTCAAGACAACGAACCGTGGAAAAGAAAAGAAAGCTCTCCACAAGAAATAAAAGAGCTAATCTTAAACTTAATATACCTAATCAGAGACTTATCTATTTTAATGATGCCATTCATTCCCGAAACAAGTAAAAAGATACAACAATTCTTTGGCAATAGTTATCAATTTTCTACCAAAATTCTTGGAACTAAATCGGGAATTAAAAAAATTGAATTTGTAGAAATATTATTCAATAAACTAGAACAAAAAAAAATCAACGATTTAAGGCTAAAATATTCAGGAGAGAAAAACATGAAAGAAAAAGAACAACCAGAAAACTTATTTAGAGAAAAAGTGCTCTTAAGAGTTGTGAAAATAAATAAAATAGAAAGAAATCCCGAAGCTAAAAACTTATTCATATTAAAATTAGATGACGGAACTAATAAGGACAAGCAAATAGTAAGCAGCCTTGAAGGATATTATACAGAAGAAGAGCTTTTAGGAAAACATATAATAATAGTAGATAATTTAAAGCCTGCAAAGTTTAGAGGAATAAAATCTGAAGGTATGCTAATAGCTGCTGAGGACAAAAATAAAAATTTTAAAATTATAATTGTAGAAGATTCAATTAAAAATCCTATTGCTGGAGAGAGAATAATACTTGAAAACGATCAAAATAAAGATCTTACCTGCCCACCTAAAATTGACATAAATAAATTTTCAAAAGCTAATATAATAACAGAAAACGGAGAGCTTAAAATAAACGGAATAAATTTAATATTAGAACATTCTAAGAATAAAATATTGTCTAAAGATATCCCAAACGGAATAGTTTGCTAA